A genomic segment from Desulfurispirillum indicum S5 encodes:
- a CDS encoding ATP-dependent zinc protease family protein, translated as MRVFASMMTFAFFLSGCAPGHLMVREGDLQALEQRIDEQEQRMELLANEQASMQSALLASQEEVLRALQAVSTQQAELYTRQREWESFIRSTRLQVKDSENTELFEVQLEPFATVNADKQVVGSIENVYLAPPGIVLPARIDTGATTSSLDARHVQRFERNGERWVRFTIVNPDDDSEIVLERKIVRNVRIIQAIQDEAERRPVVELGVTVGKTTQTAQFTLSDRQHLEFPILIGRNILMDIMVVDVAQTNIAPPVLPVELTVPGEAP; from the coding sequence CTTTTTCCTGAGCGGTTGCGCGCCTGGTCACCTGATGGTTCGAGAGGGTGATCTGCAGGCTCTGGAGCAGCGGATCGATGAGCAGGAGCAGCGTATGGAACTGCTGGCGAATGAACAGGCGTCCATGCAAAGCGCGTTACTGGCGTCGCAGGAGGAAGTGCTGCGCGCGCTGCAGGCTGTTTCCACTCAACAGGCTGAGCTCTATACGCGTCAGCGGGAGTGGGAAAGTTTCATTCGCTCCACTCGGCTGCAGGTCAAGGACAGTGAGAACACGGAGCTGTTTGAAGTGCAGCTGGAGCCATTTGCCACCGTCAATGCCGACAAACAGGTTGTCGGCTCCATTGAAAACGTGTATCTGGCCCCACCAGGCATTGTGCTCCCTGCCCGCATTGACACCGGAGCCACCACATCGTCCCTGGATGCTCGCCATGTTCAGCGTTTTGAGCGCAATGGAGAACGTTGGGTTCGTTTTACGATTGTCAACCCTGATGATGACAGTGAAATCGTCCTTGAGCGCAAGATTGTGCGCAATGTGCGCATCATACAGGCCATCCAGGATGAGGCCGAGCGGCGACCCGTCGTTGAGCTGGGGGTGACCGTTGGCAAAACCACCCAGACAGCCCAGTTTACCCTTTCAGACCGTCAGCATCTGGAGTTCCCCATTCTCATCGGGCGCAATATTCTGATGGATATCATGGTGGTGGATGTTGCCCAGACCAATATAGCTCCACCTGTGCTCCCCGTTGAGCTCACTGTGCCTGGCGAAGCTCCATGA